A region of Leclercia adecarboxylata DNA encodes the following proteins:
- a CDS encoding DEAD/DEAH box helicase translates to MSSAYDSLDPRVRKWVYKQGWSTLRPLQESSIPAILARDRDVLISAGTAAGKTEAFFLPACSAVADLTNGFGIVYISPLKALINDQYRRLGSLGDALEMPVTPWHGDVPQSKKKKARTNPAGILLITPESLESLLINSMGWLKQAFSSVAYIVIDEFHAFIGSERGVQLLSLLNRIDHVLGRQVNPIPRVALSATLGELEKVPEMLRPDKRLPCVTVTDSNSTATLQVQVKGYLERVIQKEEELQSSAEHDVCADIFRLCRGDSHLVFANSRKRTESIAATLSDMCEEQIVPNEFFPHHGSLAKELREALESRLQKGNLPTTAVCTMTLELGIDIGKVKSVIQVTPPHSVSSLRQRMGRSGRRDSPSVLRMLITENELTVSSSIVDHLRLQLVQSMAMIRLMISKQWFEPADSRQMHYSTLLHQILAITAQWGGVRADQLWSQLCQTGPFRNVDLNDFKSLLKHMGACGLLTQLASGEMVVGAEGEKLTNHYTFYAVFNTPEEFRIVTGNRTLGTVPVDSPLLPDQHIIFGGRRWKVTEIETEKKVIYVEATKGGQPPQFSGGGMSVHDAVRQEMLAIYREGDYRIAIGSKKVDYADTAARNLFAEGCSNFQRFKLQNECFITSGQHCYVIPWMGDKVVNTITALLIRCGFKTNSFAGVIEIDDASVATVQQALKKMLLSGLPSAFDLAADVPEKFLDKYDEYLPESLLAKGFGEKAYDIEGTCVWFKQHLK, encoded by the coding sequence ATGAGCAGTGCCTACGATAGCCTCGATCCCCGCGTCCGTAAGTGGGTTTACAAGCAGGGGTGGTCTACATTAAGGCCCTTGCAGGAGAGTTCTATCCCGGCAATTTTAGCCCGTGATCGAGACGTGCTAATCAGTGCAGGTACAGCAGCGGGTAAAACAGAGGCTTTCTTTCTTCCTGCCTGTTCGGCAGTTGCAGATCTCACGAATGGATTTGGCATCGTCTATATCAGTCCGTTGAAGGCATTGATTAACGATCAGTACCGTCGTCTTGGGAGCCTTGGAGATGCATTGGAAATGCCAGTGACTCCCTGGCACGGGGATGTACCACAAAGCAAAAAGAAAAAGGCTCGGACGAACCCTGCTGGCATTTTACTGATTACACCTGAGTCACTTGAGTCTTTGCTCATAAATTCAATGGGCTGGCTCAAACAGGCTTTTTCTTCAGTCGCATACATCGTTATTGATGAGTTTCATGCTTTTATTGGCTCAGAGCGTGGTGTACAGCTGCTTTCTCTGCTCAATAGAATTGACCATGTGCTAGGACGCCAGGTAAATCCAATTCCCCGCGTTGCGTTGAGTGCCACGCTGGGGGAACTGGAGAAAGTGCCCGAAATGTTGCGCCCGGACAAACGACTCCCCTGCGTAACTGTTACAGATAGTAATAGCACGGCCACTCTTCAGGTACAGGTCAAAGGGTACCTGGAGCGAGTGATCCAAAAAGAGGAAGAACTTCAGAGTTCAGCTGAACATGACGTTTGCGCTGACATTTTTAGACTTTGCCGTGGCGATTCTCATTTGGTCTTTGCAAACAGCCGAAAGCGCACTGAAAGCATAGCGGCAACGCTGAGCGACATGTGTGAGGAACAAATTGTTCCGAATGAATTTTTCCCCCACCATGGTTCCCTTGCCAAGGAATTACGTGAGGCGCTTGAATCTCGTCTTCAGAAAGGAAATTTGCCCACAACAGCTGTATGTACAATGACGCTTGAGTTGGGAATTGATATCGGTAAGGTTAAGTCGGTTATCCAAGTTACGCCTCCGCATTCTGTTTCCAGTTTGCGCCAGCGTATGGGGCGTTCTGGGCGACGCGATTCCCCATCAGTACTCAGAATGCTAATTACAGAAAATGAGCTTACTGTGAGTAGCAGTATCGTTGATCACCTACGACTTCAGTTGGTGCAATCGATGGCAATGATCAGGTTGATGATCTCTAAACAATGGTTTGAGCCTGCCGATTCCCGGCAGATGCATTACTCCACGCTGCTACACCAGATTCTTGCAATTACCGCACAATGGGGTGGAGTTCGCGCCGACCAGCTCTGGTCACAACTATGCCAGACAGGGCCGTTCAGAAATGTAGATTTAAACGATTTCAAAAGCCTGCTTAAACATATGGGAGCATGTGGCCTACTCACTCAACTTGCTAGCGGCGAAATGGTTGTTGGGGCAGAGGGGGAGAAACTGACTAACCATTACACTTTTTATGCCGTGTTCAATACACCAGAAGAGTTCCGCATTGTCACCGGAAACAGAACCCTTGGAACAGTGCCTGTGGACTCCCCACTGCTACCAGACCAACACATCATCTTCGGTGGGCGGCGCTGGAAAGTGACAGAGATCGAGACAGAGAAAAAAGTTATCTATGTAGAGGCAACCAAAGGCGGTCAGCCACCACAATTTAGTGGGGGAGGTATGTCTGTTCATGATGCCGTTCGTCAGGAAATGCTCGCTATCTATAGGGAAGGTGATTACCGCATAGCAATAGGTAGCAAGAAAGTAGATTATGCCGATACTGCCGCCAGAAACCTATTTGCGGAAGGCTGTAGTAACTTTCAGCGTTTTAAACTTCAAAATGAGTGTTTTATTACGAGTGGACAACATTGTTACGTAATACCCTGGATGGGGGATAAAGTTGTGAATACGATCACTGCTTTGCTCATACGTTGTGGTTTTAAAACAAATTCATTTGCTGGAGTTATAGAGATTGATGATGCAAGTGTAGCAACTGTTCAACAGGCGCTTAAAAAAATGCTGTTGTCAGGCTTACCATCTGCATTTGATCTTGCCGCAGATGTTCCAGAAAAATTCTTGGATAAATACGACGAGTATTTACCAGAATCCCTGCTTGCGAAAGGATTTGGGGAAAAAGCGTATGACATTGAGGGGACTTGTGTTTGGTTCAAGCAGCATCTTAAGTAA
- a CDS encoding ATP-binding protein produces the protein MSVTRIRVKERDAIIQSLKSGVTPRIGIQHIQVGRVNEITALHQDIERIADGGASFRLIIGEYGSGKTFFLSVVRSIALEKKLVSVSADLSPDRRIHSSGGQARNLYSELMKNMSTRNKPDGNALLSVVERFVTEARKEADTDGSEVSSVIHKRLAALSEMVGGYDFAKVIDAFWRGHEQDNETLKSNAIRWLRGEYTTKTDARNDLDVRTIISDASFYDSLKLMSLFVRQAGYAGLLVSLDEMVNLFKLNNTQARTANYEQILRILNDCLQGSAENIGFILGGTPEFLFDPRKGLYSYEALQSRLAENRFAQKAGVIDYSSPTLHLASLTPEELYILLRNLRHVYAGGDPENYLVPDEALTGFLHHCSKTIGDAYFRTPRNTIKGFLDMLAVLEQNRTMNWQTLIEGVAIEEDRPSDMDDATTEESDDDDGLANFKL, from the coding sequence ATGTCTGTAACACGTATAAGAGTGAAAGAACGTGACGCTATTATTCAGTCACTTAAGTCAGGTGTAACGCCAAGGATAGGCATTCAGCATATCCAGGTTGGCCGCGTGAACGAGATCACCGCTCTCCACCAAGATATTGAGAGGATTGCTGACGGTGGTGCAAGCTTCAGACTTATCATCGGTGAATATGGTTCTGGTAAAACGTTCTTTCTGAGTGTTGTGCGCTCTATTGCGCTAGAGAAGAAGCTGGTGTCAGTCAGTGCAGACCTTTCTCCTGACAGACGCATTCACTCATCGGGAGGTCAGGCTCGTAATCTCTATTCTGAGCTTATGAAAAACATGTCCACCAGAAACAAGCCGGATGGTAATGCGTTACTTAGCGTTGTTGAAAGATTCGTTACGGAGGCAAGAAAGGAAGCGGACACGGACGGCTCCGAGGTTTCATCAGTTATTCATAAACGCCTGGCAGCTCTGTCAGAGATGGTGGGTGGATATGACTTTGCGAAGGTCATTGATGCATTCTGGCGCGGGCATGAGCAGGATAACGAAACGCTAAAATCCAATGCTATTCGCTGGTTGCGGGGAGAGTACACCACCAAAACTGATGCCCGTAACGATCTCGACGTTCGGACTATTATCTCAGACGCTTCATTCTATGATTCTTTGAAGCTGATGAGCCTTTTTGTCCGCCAGGCAGGCTATGCCGGTCTTTTGGTCAGCCTCGACGAAATGGTGAACCTCTTTAAGCTGAATAATACGCAAGCAAGAACAGCGAACTACGAACAGATTTTGCGGATACTGAATGACTGCCTGCAAGGTTCAGCCGAGAACATTGGTTTTATCCTCGGGGGGACGCCAGAGTTTCTTTTCGATCCGCGTAAAGGTCTTTACAGCTATGAGGCGCTCCAGTCGCGTCTGGCGGAAAACCGGTTCGCGCAAAAAGCAGGAGTGATTGACTACTCATCCCCCACTTTGCATCTTGCCAGCCTCACCCCTGAGGAACTGTATATTTTGCTGAGAAATCTTCGTCATGTTTATGCAGGTGGAGATCCAGAGAATTATCTGGTACCAGATGAGGCACTGACTGGATTCCTGCATCACTGTAGTAAAACCATTGGAGACGCTTACTTCCGTACCCCCCGTAATACCATAAAAGGTTTCCTGGACATGCTGGCCGTTCTGGAACAAAACAGAACGATGAACTGGCAAACACTAATCGAGGGTGTGGCGATTGAAGAGGACAGGCCCAGCGATATGGATGACGCCACTACGGAGGAAAGCGATGACGACGACGGACTGGCGAACTTCAAACTATGA
- a CDS encoding TerB N-terminal domain-containing protein, with amino-acid sequence MELLKFLAAILVIYLLFFRKKKRKSPKSYASSPVKAPPKEWLADIKKKEAVVRNDDSEDDNLATFTLSGGRGVELRLTTNHYRNTSKLAGALARWVLPGEMITVAGVAISGGHIYVGQRMKPSGQESGGYYDDGSEASLIDDTCKIKPTAYLYEDSSLGYWPSFSSLSPEARGAYVSWLASDRSDPSCPIGYVFIYLYGLERKALVDSTDPKFPDAEFRNLFNEVARLRSVFIENRSFRGYSTQLLEAMSILRPNMGLATELDSNSGFSNSMQFKLALAKTVHEGVPVSAELALNWVINHTEYSLRTPARRCAKEFAALFKRRYTLKYGEGMVVKANKTRLRLDYTPASPSLRGVRLPVPDLPDPSALKSPVQKIMALADICTDELDAYSRYLGRKGTSVNDTAAIMLLPSEIVNESAEKILSSFKRWADEAILVKEGLVSVADFWAHMNASCPNKINKKEADLMQAFALKMGYGVAPDPYYHHVKADVDGTLVLFPDAEDGRFSPSPEFISAVMTLRLGAMVALIDDSLDQAEQKVLENAINNNPGFTDDEKRSLHAYLTWQLHTPANMTGMKSRIELMGAAEKAAVGKVIVSVACSDGTIAPAEIKQLEKIYSSLGLDPSSVSSNIHQHSATEHDLVSSVPTDQTAAGFTLDANVLARHESATDDVRKLLNTIFTEEEPEEPESAPASSTEAGGLDSAHSQLYRSLLEKEQWSRKEATELCGNLNLMLGGALEVINDWSYAVVDAPVLDDADDDIWVDLEIAKELEG; translated from the coding sequence ATGGAGTTATTGAAGTTTCTGGCGGCGATTTTAGTCATTTACTTGTTATTTTTTAGAAAGAAAAAACGTAAATCTCCAAAGTCTTATGCTTCAAGCCCCGTGAAAGCACCGCCAAAAGAATGGCTCGCTGACATCAAGAAAAAAGAGGCGGTTGTGCGAAACGATGATAGTGAAGACGATAATCTTGCAACTTTTACATTGAGCGGTGGCCGGGGTGTTGAACTTCGGCTGACAACCAATCATTACCGGAACACCTCAAAGTTAGCAGGTGCACTAGCTCGATGGGTACTTCCGGGTGAGATGATAACTGTGGCTGGTGTAGCAATTAGCGGTGGCCACATTTACGTGGGGCAACGCATGAAGCCCTCCGGTCAGGAATCAGGCGGCTATTATGACGATGGAAGTGAGGCATCATTAATTGATGACACATGTAAGATAAAACCTACTGCTTATCTTTACGAGGACAGTTCATTAGGATACTGGCCCAGTTTTTCCTCTCTTTCCCCAGAAGCACGCGGTGCGTATGTCAGTTGGCTTGCCAGCGATAGGTCTGATCCATCGTGTCCTATCGGCTATGTTTTTATCTACCTCTACGGCCTGGAAAGAAAAGCGCTCGTAGATTCCACTGACCCAAAATTCCCTGATGCTGAGTTCCGTAATCTGTTCAATGAAGTCGCTCGGTTAAGATCGGTATTCATTGAGAACCGCTCCTTCCGTGGATATTCGACCCAATTACTCGAAGCCATGTCTATTCTGCGCCCGAACATGGGCTTAGCCACTGAGCTCGATAGCAATTCAGGTTTCAGCAACAGCATGCAATTTAAGCTGGCTCTGGCAAAAACTGTACATGAAGGAGTTCCTGTATCAGCTGAACTGGCGTTGAACTGGGTAATAAACCACACCGAGTATTCGCTGCGTACCCCGGCTCGCCGCTGTGCTAAAGAGTTTGCTGCGCTTTTCAAACGGCGTTACACCCTCAAATATGGTGAAGGGATGGTCGTTAAGGCGAATAAAACGCGCCTAAGGTTAGATTACACACCAGCAAGTCCTAGTTTGCGAGGTGTTCGACTTCCTGTTCCCGACCTGCCTGATCCAAGTGCGTTGAAGAGCCCTGTCCAGAAAATTATGGCTCTTGCCGACATATGTACGGATGAACTTGATGCTTATAGTCGCTACCTTGGTAGGAAAGGTACGTCAGTCAATGATACGGCTGCAATTATGTTGCTCCCTTCAGAGATCGTTAATGAAAGTGCAGAAAAAATATTAAGCTCATTCAAACGCTGGGCTGATGAGGCGATCCTCGTCAAGGAGGGGTTAGTCTCAGTTGCTGACTTTTGGGCACATATGAATGCCAGTTGCCCCAATAAGATCAATAAAAAAGAGGCCGATTTGATGCAGGCCTTTGCTCTGAAGATGGGTTACGGTGTGGCACCTGACCCGTATTATCACCATGTGAAGGCGGATGTTGATGGGACACTTGTTCTATTCCCTGACGCCGAAGATGGACGCTTCTCACCTTCTCCTGAATTTATCTCAGCCGTAATGACGCTCAGATTAGGGGCGATGGTCGCCTTGATTGACGATTCTCTTGATCAAGCTGAACAGAAAGTGCTTGAGAATGCCATCAACAACAATCCTGGCTTCACCGATGATGAAAAACGCTCTCTACATGCGTATTTAACGTGGCAACTTCATACCCCAGCCAATATGACAGGAATGAAAAGCAGGATTGAGTTGATGGGGGCCGCGGAAAAAGCTGCTGTGGGTAAGGTTATCGTTAGTGTTGCCTGTTCGGATGGGACGATAGCGCCTGCTGAAATCAAACAGCTTGAGAAGATTTATTCAAGTTTGGGGCTGGATCCCTCATCTGTCTCGAGCAATATCCATCAGCATTCCGCAACTGAACATGATCTCGTCTCGTCTGTACCAACTGATCAGACAGCAGCAGGGTTCACACTGGATGCTAATGTACTTGCCCGCCACGAATCTGCCACGGATGATGTTCGTAAATTGCTGAACACAATTTTCACCGAAGAAGAACCGGAAGAGCCAGAAAGCGCTCCAGCCTCATCAACGGAGGCGGGGGGGCTTGACTCCGCACATAGCCAGCTTTATCGCAGTTTGCTGGAGAAAGAACAGTGGTCCCGAAAAGAGGCGACAGAATTGTGCGGAAATTTGAATTTGATGCTCGGCGGTGCGCTTGAGGTGATCAATGACTGGTCCTATGCGGTGGTTGATGCTCCAGTACTGGACGATGCCGATGATGATATCTGGGTTGACCTGGAAATTGCCAAAGAATTAGAGGGATAG
- a CDS encoding glycosyltransferase family 39 protein, producing the protein MIKQKLSVVLIVITLCLFYLVLGIGYSQSYNPGFFPDEFAHMGYIVDVLKNNFPDYREGLIFSSNKLNYLNHPALYYVIVGELAKLLGLQDAFANVGRYVNMLISVIIIALTCRMLYQTTKSSLATFLGGAFLLVIPMFVLLGSAVSNDQINTLGCTLVIYGLLGLMEIDKEKKPLTSWILCICAGGIIASLTKATGSLAIVCMLVSVAIFNFSRVIQLVKNLSVKQWLIIVASVAIVVVYFISVHKIYGGVYPAPQGTPATWFFVENPDAKRLAFSDFVGNFLNGNLVTLTIPYGHIYIADSESRIVVVKAILIVLTVMAGYVSIKKSSKKESYFVITSSLIVAFFIFFIIYLFTIRDMHLKTGYTGAMQARYFFGFLPVCSLVIAKVIAYLRSKIIKGVVAVLMVTGLITATYPATVKFLDLRMWQSVTIVEQPLFNTSYGYLTNGRRFEQSIMAETNSLRGVELMLATFARQNHGPLTLALLDNSGKVIASQVVKMETLKDNAYAWFDLDGVKITHNQQYVLRLTCDECTPDNAVSWWAIKQEFEAPIFLLNRFGPGAGDKYPKGTAYVDGVKVGGAYSFRLYYQ; encoded by the coding sequence ATGATTAAACAAAAACTCAGCGTTGTTTTAATTGTTATTACTCTTTGTTTGTTTTATCTGGTGCTGGGTATCGGTTATTCACAATCCTATAATCCAGGTTTTTTCCCAGATGAGTTTGCTCATATGGGATACATTGTTGATGTGCTGAAAAATAACTTTCCCGATTACAGGGAAGGCCTTATTTTCTCGAGTAACAAACTAAACTATCTGAATCATCCTGCACTCTATTATGTGATTGTGGGCGAGCTGGCCAAGCTGTTGGGTTTGCAGGATGCTTTTGCGAATGTAGGCCGATACGTAAACATGCTTATTTCGGTTATCATAATTGCATTAACATGTCGAATGTTATATCAGACGACCAAATCCAGCCTCGCGACTTTTCTGGGGGGGGCTTTTTTATTAGTTATCCCTATGTTTGTGCTATTAGGAAGTGCGGTCAGTAACGATCAGATCAATACGCTTGGCTGTACTCTGGTTATCTACGGACTGTTAGGGTTAATGGAAATTGACAAAGAAAAGAAGCCCTTAACATCGTGGATCCTTTGTATATGTGCAGGCGGTATTATCGCCTCACTCACAAAAGCCACCGGTTCGCTGGCAATCGTGTGCATGCTGGTGAGCGTTGCGATTTTCAATTTTTCCCGAGTGATACAGCTTGTAAAGAATCTGTCTGTAAAACAATGGCTAATCATTGTCGCCTCGGTCGCGATTGTGGTTGTCTATTTTATTAGCGTGCATAAAATTTATGGTGGGGTTTATCCTGCGCCTCAGGGCACGCCTGCGACGTGGTTTTTTGTTGAAAACCCCGATGCGAAACGGCTGGCCTTTTCAGATTTTGTTGGCAATTTTCTCAACGGGAATTTAGTAACTTTGACTATTCCCTATGGGCATATTTATATTGCAGACAGTGAAAGCAGAATCGTCGTCGTTAAAGCTATCTTGATTGTGTTAACTGTGATGGCTGGATATGTATCAATCAAAAAATCCTCCAAAAAGGAAAGTTACTTTGTTATCACATCCTCTTTGATTGTGGCATTTTTCATTTTCTTCATCATATACCTGTTCACCATCAGAGACATGCATCTAAAAACAGGCTACACGGGTGCAATGCAGGCCAGATATTTCTTTGGTTTTTTACCCGTTTGTTCTTTAGTCATAGCAAAGGTGATCGCGTACCTGCGTAGTAAGATCATAAAAGGCGTGGTTGCTGTGTTGATGGTAACGGGTTTAATCACGGCGACTTACCCTGCGACAGTAAAATTTTTAGACCTCCGCATGTGGCAGTCCGTGACGATTGTTGAGCAACCTCTGTTTAATACCAGCTATGGCTATCTTACCAATGGGCGTCGGTTTGAACAGTCGATCATGGCCGAGACGAATTCTCTCAGAGGGGTCGAGTTGATGCTGGCAACCTTTGCGCGGCAAAACCATGGCCCGCTAACCCTTGCGCTGTTGGATAATTCAGGAAAGGTTATCGCAAGCCAGGTCGTCAAAATGGAAACGCTCAAAGACAATGCCTACGCGTGGTTTGATTTAGATGGGGTGAAGATCACCCATAATCAGCAATATGTATTGCGCCTGACCTGTGATGAGTGTACGCCAGATAATGCCGTCAGCTGGTGGGCCATAAAACAGGAATTTGAAGCCCCGATCTTTTTACTTAACAGATTTGGGCCGGGTGCCGGTGACAAATATCCGAAAGGCACAGCTTACGTAGATGGTGTTAAAGTGGGCGGGGCGTACTCATTCCGACTTTACTACCAGTAA